The following are encoded together in the Pseudoalteromonas ruthenica genome:
- a CDS encoding SDR family NAD(P)-dependent oxidoreductase, whose amino-acid sequence MSEIAIVTGGSKGIGLAIVEKLLAQGYRVYNLDIVTSEQGEYRHCDMRDVPSVKAIIAEICEREQGVDVLVCNAGIHRSATIEQTDEALLDEVIALNIKGAYAATQAVLPSMRSANKGAIVYISSDQALVGKRNSFAYSLSKSALASMAKTTALDYAEFGIRANAVCPGTIETPLFHNAIDNYCQRSGANKEEVVAQESAMQPLGRLGQAHEVASLVAFLASDEAGFITGSLQVIDGGYTAQ is encoded by the coding sequence ATGAGTGAAATCGCTATTGTAACCGGTGGTAGTAAAGGAATTGGTCTGGCCATTGTCGAAAAGTTATTAGCGCAAGGGTATCGCGTCTATAACTTGGATATTGTCACGTCGGAGCAAGGCGAGTATCGCCATTGTGATATGCGCGATGTGCCTAGCGTAAAAGCGATCATTGCAGAGATATGCGAGCGTGAGCAAGGGGTTGATGTGTTGGTATGCAATGCGGGAATTCATCGCAGCGCCACCATAGAGCAGACCGATGAAGCGCTGCTGGATGAAGTTATCGCGCTCAACATAAAAGGTGCTTATGCGGCGACCCAAGCCGTGCTGCCCAGTATGCGCAGCGCTAATAAAGGGGCGATTGTTTATATTTCTTCTGACCAAGCACTGGTGGGTAAGCGCAACTCCTTCGCCTACAGCCTATCGAAATCTGCATTGGCTTCGATGGCGAAAACCACAGCACTGGATTACGCCGAGTTTGGCATTCGGGCCAATGCGGTGTGTCCAGGTACCATAGAAACGCCATTGTTCCACAATGCCATCGACAACTACTGCCAGCGCAGTGGCGCTAACAAAGAAGAAGTGGTGGCGCAGGAGTCAGCCATGCAGCCGTTGGGGCGACTCGGGCAAGCCCATGAAGTGGCGAGCCTAGTGGCATTTTTAGCCAGCGATGAAGCTGGGTTTATCACCGGATCACTGCAGGTGATCGACGGTGGTTACACGGCCCAGTAA
- a CDS encoding acyl-CoA thioesterase has translation MTFRIDMKVRDYECDIQGIVNNSVYFNYLEHARHEFLLAQGVDFAALARDKINLVVLRSELDYKASLMPGDHFYVTVEVVRESRLKFAFVQNVYRSADDKVALQAKVIGTAVNAKGRPFVAKELETLIT, from the coding sequence ATGACCTTTCGTATTGATATGAAAGTACGCGATTACGAATGTGATATTCAAGGAATTGTTAACAACAGTGTTTATTTCAACTACTTAGAGCATGCTCGTCACGAGTTTTTACTCGCTCAAGGGGTTGATTTTGCTGCGCTTGCGAGAGATAAAATCAACTTGGTGGTGCTGCGTAGCGAGCTGGATTACAAGGCATCGCTTATGCCGGGGGATCATTTCTACGTTACCGTAGAGGTTGTGCGCGAAAGCCGCTTAAAATTTGCTTTTGTGCAAAATGTTTATCGCAGTGCTGATGACAAAGTGGCCCTACAGGCCAAAGTAATAGGGACGGCGGTGAATGCCAAAGGTCGCCCTTTTGTTGCCAAAGAACTGGAAACGCTAATCACTTAA